The segment AGCCCGCCGAGACGCCGAACAGGAGCGCCACCGGGATCACGATGAGCGTCGTGAGCCCGCCGATGAGGAGCGCCACGCGCGCCCCCTTGAGCGTCATGTGGAGCACGTCGCGCCCCAGGATGTCGGTGCCGAGGAGGTGGCGTCCCGGGTACGTGAGCGACACCTGCGGCTCGTAGAAGAGCACGTCGGCGAGCGGCGCCGAGTAGCTGCGCTCCTGGAAGTCGATCGGGAAGAGGCGGTCGACGAGCGAGCGCGGGCGGACCGGGTCGGCGCCCCCTACCCACGCAATCGAGTCGGCGAGCGCGACGCCGACGTAGAGCGCGACCACGAGCACGGCGATCGGCCGCCGCCGCCACAGCTCGCCCGCCGCCTCGCGCCACGGCCCGCTCCGTCGCGCCGCCAGTGCGACGCCCGCGACACCGAGCGCGAGAACCGCCACCACGCAGTTCGAGACGACGTACGGTTCGATCACTCGAGACGCACCCGAGGGTCAACGAGCACGTAGCTCACGTCGGTCACGATCTGCCCGGCGACGAACAGCAGGGCGCCGATGTAGACCATCGTGCGCAGGGTCGCGAAGTCGTTGCCGTGGATGGCTTCGACGGTCATCGAGCCAAGCCCCGGGATCCCGAAGAACGATTCCAGCAACAGCGAGCCCGTGAACAGGAACGGGATCGCGACCACCACCTGCGTGAGGATCGGAATCAGCGCGTTGCGCAGCACGTGCCGCGTCATCACCTCGCGGTCGGTGCACCCCTTGGCACGCGCGGTCCGCACGTGGTCACGGTCGGTTTCCTCGACGAATACCGTCCGGTAGAAGCGCACACCTTCGCCCACCGCCGCCATGAGCCCGACCAGGATCGGTAGCGCGAGGAACCGCACGATGACCGACGGCCGCGGATCGAAGCCCGAGATCGGGAACCACTTGAGGACCTTCCCGAGGACGTATTGGCCGCCGATGATGTAGAGGAGGATCGAGACGCTCATCGCGAGCACGCAGGCGACGATCCCCATGCGGTCGATGTAGGTGCCACGGAAGAGCGCCACCAGCAGCGCGAGCACGATCGTCACCGGAATCTCGAGCAGGAAGAGCGGGCCCGTGAGCGCGAGGCTCGGGCCCACGCCCTCGCGCAGGCGGCGCGCGATCGGGACGTCGTCGGCGTCGCTGCGCCCGAACTCGAACGTGAGCGCGCGCCGGAAGTGCTCGACGATGAGGGTGTCGGCGGGGTGCTCGGGGTTCCAGAAGCGCGGCTTGTCGTAGCCGTGGTTCGCGATCCACTGCGCGATCGCCTCGGGCGGGGCCTTCTCGCCGACGGCCTTGCGCGCGATGTCCTCGGGCTTCGTCACCAGGAAGAAGAGGACGAACAGGAAGAAGAGCACGCCCAGCACCGTGACGACCCCGTAGGCGGCGCGCCGGACGACGTAGGCGAGGATCATGCGGCGCCGAGCCTAGGGTCCTGCCGGCGCCTGTCAAGCGCGACGGCGAGAGCGGCCGCCGCGAGCGCGAGCACGGTCGCCCCCGTCGTCGCCGCGCCGACGTAGAGACGGAGCGGCACGTACCGGAACACGACGTCGTGCTCGCCCGGCTCGACCGTGACGCCGCGGAACAGGTAGTCGACCCGCAGCACGCTGCGCTCGGCGCCGTCGACGGTCACGTGCCATCCCGGCCAGAAGACGTCGGCCAGCACGACGAGGCCACCGCGCGGAGCGACTGCGCGCAGGCGAACCGTGTCGTTCGTCTCGCCGACGATGTGCACGGCCGCCTCGCCCGGCGCCTGCGGATCGAGCCGCACGGGATCGGGCCGATCGATGGACGGCTGCGCGCGAGGGTCGATGCCGCCGCCGTGGAGCATGGCGAGCGCGAAGTCCGGGTTCGGCATGACGCGCCAGCGCTCCGTGAGGTAGGCGCGCGGCGCGCTCATCGTATTCTCGTACACGGTCGCGTCGCGGTCCCGGTAGGCGACCCGGAAGCGGTCGCCGGACGGCGTCCAGGAGCGTCCCGCAGCGACGACGACCCAGCGCACCGCCAACAGGTCGAGGACCCGCCAGCCGGGATCGCTCGGGCGCGGCTGGTAGCGGCCCGCGAAGAGCGGCTTGTCGACGTTCGACGATTCCAGGGGTCGCAGGAACCCGTGGTAGGCCGCCGCGACGAGCGGCTCGTAGTCCTGCGCCACGTGCACACCCCAGAGCGTGCCGAGCTTCTCCATGAACGGGAAGCGCCGCCGCCAGTTCTTGACGACGAGGACGCGATCGTGACCGGCGTGCTCGGAGAGGAAGCGGACGAACGCCGGCGGGTCGAAGAACGCTGCGGTGTTGTTCTGCGTGATCATGACGCGGCTCTCGATCGCGACCAGGCGCTCGCACGCGAGCGCCGCGACGACGAGCCACGCCGTGCGCCGGCTCGGATGGACGAGCAGCGCGGTCGTCACGACGAGGATCAGCACGGCCGCCCAGGTCCCCATGAGAAACGGGGTGACCGACAGCGCACCGACGATGCCGAGGACGACGCCGACCCCCGCCCGCACGCCCGCGGGCCACACCGTGCGCACGCGCAGCGCCATGTCGACGCCGAGCCCGGCGAGCAGCGCCAGCGGCAGCGTGCCCACCATTTCCATCTGCATCGGCATGCGAAAGAGCGCGACGCCCGGCAGGTGGTAGAAGATGCGCGTGTAGAGCGGCGAGCCGATCCCGATCAGCATCGCCACGACGAGGACCACGACCGCCGCGTCGACCCACGCCCGGCGCGCGCGCTCGATCAGGGCGAGGGCGACGAACCCCAGCACCGGACCGAAGACGTAGACGAGCTGCCGCAGCTCCGGCTCGCCCGTCTTGATCGGATACGTCTGCGCCAGCGTGAGGCCCGCGGGCCCGCGCACCGCCGCGGCGACGACCTCGAGCGTCGGGAAGAGCTGCACCGCCGAGAGACCGAGCGCAACCGCGGCGCCGACGCCGCCCGCGGCCACGAGCCGGCGGACGTAGCCGCCGTTCCACCCGCCGATGCGCGTCCACACGACGGCGCCGGCGAGCACGAGGAGATATGCCTCGTAGCACACGTGCTGGGCGATGCCGGT is part of the Candidatus Eisenbacteria bacterium genome and harbors:
- a CDS encoding ABC transporter permease is translated as MLAYVVRRAAYGVVTVLGVLFFLFVLFFLVTKPEDIARKAVGEKAPPEAIAQWIANHGYDKPRFWNPEHPADTLIVEHFRRALTFEFGRSDADDVPIARRLREGVGPSLALTGPLFLLEIPVTIVLALLVALFRGTYIDRMGIVACVLAMSVSILLYIIGGQYVLGKVLKWFPISGFDPRPSVIVRFLALPILVGLMAAVGEGVRFYRTVFVEETDRDHVRTARAKGCTDREVMTRHVLRNALIPILTQVVVAIPFLFTGSLLLESFFGIPGLGSMTVEAIHGNDFATLRTMVYIGALLFVAGQIVTDVSYVLVDPRVRLE
- a CDS encoding YfhO family protein — translated: MARPAARAKSAGIAAALAVFGLAFWELRMVRPVPLPQAVSKWAGDLYTIYYPGFAFAYRGGDFLPSWNPLQMAGAPFLAGYNGGFLYPPNWLAAIVPVHLALGWVCALHVAAAGVATFALGRFAGLTRPAAVVAALTFMLSERFLGEGYRPSYLASIAWVPIVCLCAARLVVAPTPWRGALLGVALALQFLTGIAQHVCYEAYLLVLAGAVVWTRIGGWNGGYVRRLVAAGGVGAAVALGLSAVQLFPTLEVVAAAVRGPAGLTLAQTYPIKTGEPELRQLVYVFGPVLGFVALALIERARRAWVDAAVVVLVVAMLIGIGSPLYTRIFYHLPGVALFRMPMQMEMVGTLPLALLAGLGVDMALRVRTVWPAGVRAGVGVVLGIVGALSVTPFLMGTWAAVLILVVTTALLVHPSRRTAWLVVAALACERLVAIESRVMITQNNTAAFFDPPAFVRFLSEHAGHDRVLVVKNWRRRFPFMEKLGTLWGVHVAQDYEPLVAAAYHGFLRPLESSNVDKPLFAGRYQPRPSDPGWRVLDLLAVRWVVVAAGRSWTPSGDRFRVAYRDRDATVYENTMSAPRAYLTERWRVMPNPDFALAMLHGGGIDPRAQPSIDRPDPVRLDPQAPGEAAVHIVGETNDTVRLRAVAPRGGLVVLADVFWPGWHVTVDGAERSVLRVDYLFRGVTVEPGEHDVVFRYVPLRLYVGAATTGATVLALAAAALAVALDRRRQDPRLGAA